One stretch of Riemerella columbina DNA includes these proteins:
- the recG gene encoding ATP-dependent DNA helicase RecG, with protein MNLETSIEFLKGVGAERAKWIKNTLGIATVEDLLQFYPIRYLDKSRVYTVAELHKAMEAEIQLKGRIVEMKEIAYGKGQKRLSAKFIDATGTLELVWFRYSKWMIAQLPINKELYIFGKVNWFNGVFSMPHPEIEIDEKKALNGSLLPVYSGSEKLTKRGISNRFFQQIIAEVLKHLPSLMYENIPESVLSSLKLMPRLEAYYSIHFPKNQPMIKEAERRIKFEEAFFFQLGYGLKKQFQKTNTVGIPFPKVGDIFNHFYQNYLPFDLTQAQKRVLKEIRNDMKKPIQMNRLLQGDVGSGKTMVALLSMLLALDNGAQACLMAPTEILAQQHYNGIKALLEKTNIEVKLLTGSTKTSERKDIHQKLESGALSILIGTHAILEDVVQFKNLGLAIIDEQHRFGVAQRAKLWGKNKIPPHILIMTATPIPRTLAMSFYSDLEVSVIDELPVGRKPIITAHRREKDRLSVYQFAKDEIKKGRQIYFVYPLIEESETLDYKNLMEGLEQVMEFFKEYETVMLHGKMKSQEKDDAMQYFASGKAQIMVATTVIEVGVNVPNASVMVIESAEKFGLSQLHQLRGRVGRGAEQSYCILMTTDQLSADARKRIKTMCETNDGFRISEVDMELRGPGDILGTQQSGIVDFKKLNLTQDAPVIKQAQMVVNALLVQDPHLQQPQHQALRAYYLSQYKGKNKWSKIS; from the coding sequence TTGAATTTAGAGACTTCCATAGAGTTTTTGAAAGGCGTGGGCGCAGAGCGTGCCAAATGGATAAAAAATACGCTGGGTATTGCTACAGTAGAAGATTTGCTGCAGTTTTACCCCATTCGATATTTGGATAAAAGCCGTGTTTATACCGTGGCGGAGCTGCATAAAGCTATGGAAGCTGAAATTCAACTGAAAGGGCGCATCGTGGAGATGAAGGAAATCGCATATGGCAAAGGACAAAAACGCTTATCTGCAAAATTTATAGATGCCACAGGTACGCTGGAGTTGGTGTGGTTCCGGTATTCTAAATGGATGATTGCCCAGTTACCCATCAACAAAGAATTGTATATTTTTGGCAAGGTTAATTGGTTCAATGGGGTGTTCTCTATGCCGCATCCAGAGATAGAAATAGATGAAAAAAAAGCCCTAAATGGCAGTTTGCTTCCCGTTTATTCTGGCAGTGAGAAATTGACCAAACGCGGCATTAGCAACCGATTTTTCCAACAAATCATAGCAGAAGTACTGAAGCATTTGCCGAGTTTGATGTACGAGAATATTCCAGAATCTGTTTTATCATCATTAAAGCTGATGCCGCGTTTGGAGGCGTATTATTCTATTCATTTCCCTAAAAATCAGCCAATGATTAAAGAGGCAGAGCGTCGCATAAAATTTGAGGAAGCCTTCTTTTTTCAGTTGGGGTATGGGCTTAAAAAACAGTTTCAAAAAACCAATACTGTGGGCATTCCTTTCCCTAAGGTAGGCGATATTTTCAATCATTTTTACCAAAATTATTTGCCGTTTGATCTCACCCAAGCCCAAAAGCGCGTACTCAAAGAAATCCGAAACGATATGAAAAAGCCTATACAGATGAACCGCCTTCTCCAAGGCGATGTGGGCTCTGGTAAAACTATGGTGGCGCTACTTTCTATGCTTTTGGCGCTGGATAATGGCGCTCAGGCGTGTCTAATGGCACCCACAGAAATCTTGGCACAGCAACATTATAACGGCATAAAGGCGCTTTTGGAAAAAACAAATATAGAGGTGAAGTTGCTTACGGGCTCCACTAAAACCTCGGAACGGAAGGACATTCATCAAAAGTTGGAGAGCGGTGCTTTATCCATTTTGATTGGTACTCATGCCATTTTGGAAGATGTGGTGCAGTTCAAAAATTTAGGTTTGGCAATTATTGATGAGCAACACCGTTTTGGCGTGGCGCAGCGGGCGAAACTTTGGGGTAAAAATAAAATCCCACCGCATATTTTGATTATGACGGCAACGCCCATTCCACGGACTTTGGCGATGAGTTTTTATTCGGATTTAGAGGTCTCGGTGATTGATGAACTCCCTGTGGGGCGCAAGCCTATTATTACCGCTCATCGCCGGGAAAAAGACCGTCTTTCGGTGTATCAATTTGCCAAAGATGAAATTAAAAAAGGGCGACAAATTTACTTTGTTTATCCTCTGATAGAAGAGTCCGAAACTTTGGATTATAAAAATCTGATGGAAGGTTTAGAGCAGGTGATGGAATTCTTTAAAGAATACGAAACGGTGATGCTCCACGGTAAAATGAAGTCTCAGGAAAAAGATGATGCTATGCAATATTTCGCTTCGGGGAAAGCACAAATTATGGTAGCGACTACGGTGATCGAAGTGGGCGTGAATGTGCCCAATGCCTCGGTGATGGTGATAGAGAGTGCGGAGAAGTTTGGGCTTTCGCAGCTGCATCAGTTGCGTGGGCGTGTGGGGCGCGGTGCTGAGCAAAGTTATTGCATCTTGATGACCACAGACCAACTCTCTGCCGATGCCCGAAAACGCATCAAAACGATGTGCGAAACCAATGATGGTTTTAGAATTTCGGAGGTGGATATGGAGCTTCGGGGGCCTGGGGATATTTTGGGCACGCAACAGAGTGGTATTGTGGATTTTAAAAAGCTGAATTTAACCCAAGATGCACCCGTCATCAAACAAGCACAAATGGTGGTCAATGCCTTGTTGGTGCAAGATCCACACCTTCAACAGCCTCAACATCAGGCGCTGAGAGCCTATTATTTAAGTCAGTATAAGGGTAAAAATAAATGGAGCAAAATCAGTTGA
- a CDS encoding RNA-binding S4 domain-containing protein, whose translation MRIDKFLWSVRFFKTRSIATEEIKKNRVWVGEQLAKPSKEVVEGDEIKIRKNQIDYKIKVIQIPKSRIGAKLVPLHIKDMTDKEQYELLKLRKMSQDYYRQKGEGRPTKKDRREMSEFMAGEDATFNDDDWDDFFNAPLLEEED comes from the coding sequence ATGAGAATAGATAAATTTTTGTGGAGTGTTCGCTTTTTTAAGACCAGAAGTATCGCTACGGAAGAGATTAAAAAGAACCGCGTTTGGGTGGGAGAACAGCTTGCAAAGCCCTCTAAGGAGGTGGTAGAAGGTGATGAAATTAAGATTAGAAAAAATCAAATTGATTATAAAATTAAGGTTATTCAGATTCCTAAAAGTAGGATAGGGGCTAAGTTGGTGCCGCTTCACATTAAGGATATGACCGATAAAGAGCAATATGAACTCCTTAAATTACGGAAAATGTCCCAAGATTATTACCGCCAAAAAGGCGAAGGGCGCCCCACCAAAAAAGACCGCAGAGAGATGTCCGAGTTTATGGCAGGGGAAGACGCCACATTTAACGATGATGACTGGGACGATTTCTTTAATGCTCCACTTTTAGAGGAAGAAGATTGA
- a CDS encoding shikimate kinase: MIISLLGYMGSGKSHISKLLSQKINFEFLDLDAYISQDFGAPLPEIFAQKSEIFFRKLEKEALETVLTKPKDLVLSLGGGTPVYYNNIETINRHSVSIYLRTSVGTLAQRLAQEKAQRPLIARLADEDLSEFIAKHLFERQPYYSQAQIIIDTDGKTPETIVQDIINLLPLKVEH; this comes from the coding sequence ATGATTATTTCCCTATTAGGCTATATGGGCAGCGGTAAAAGCCACATTTCCAAATTATTAAGCCAAAAAATCAATTTTGAATTTTTAGATTTAGATGCTTATATTTCTCAAGATTTTGGGGCACCACTCCCCGAAATTTTCGCCCAAAAAAGTGAAATTTTCTTTAGAAAATTAGAAAAAGAAGCCTTAGAAACGGTGCTCACCAAGCCCAAAGATTTGGTTTTGAGCCTCGGTGGTGGCACGCCTGTCTATTATAATAATATAGAAACCATCAATCGGCACTCTGTGAGCATCTATCTGCGGACTTCCGTTGGCACCCTTGCCCAAAGGTTAGCGCAAGAAAAAGCGCAGCGCCCACTGATCGCCCGCCTTGCAGATGAAGACCTCTCCGAGTTCATCGCGAAACATCTTTTTGAGCGACAGCCTTATTATAGCCAGGCTCAAATCATCATAGATACGGATGGCAAAACGCCAGAAACCATCGTTCAAGACATCATCAATCTTCTTCCTCTAAAAGTGGAGCATTAA
- the panC gene encoding pantoate--beta-alanine ligase: MKILRNKTALAAYISEAKASKKSIGFAPTMGALHQGHLSLYEAARPENDLVISSIFVNPTQFNNPEDLEKYPRTIEEDLKKLEDSGLVDAVYIPEISDIYPEKAVAKSYDFDGLEQEMEGKMRPGHFDGVGTVVESLFSQVQPDRAYFGEKDYQQLEIIKKLVEKQNLPIQIYGVPIYREANGLAMSSRNQRLSATERAEASIIFQTLTQVKNDFKTLSIPEIKQKVEAIFKAQPQFDLEYFLIADEATLKEVQTTEPHRNYRAFIVVNVGGVRLIDNMPLS; encoded by the coding sequence ATGAAAATATTACGCAATAAAACCGCCTTAGCCGCCTATATTTCGGAAGCTAAAGCCTCAAAAAAAAGCATTGGGTTCGCCCCAACTATGGGCGCCCTGCACCAAGGTCACCTCTCGCTATACGAAGCCGCAAGACCTGAAAACGACTTGGTGATTTCCTCCATTTTCGTGAATCCCACCCAGTTCAACAACCCTGAAGATTTAGAAAAATATCCCAGAACCATAGAGGAAGACCTCAAAAAATTAGAAGATTCTGGCTTGGTAGATGCCGTTTATATCCCAGAAATTTCCGACATTTACCCAGAAAAAGCCGTAGCGAAATCTTACGATTTTGACGGATTAGAGCAAGAAATGGAAGGCAAAATGCGCCCTGGACACTTTGATGGCGTGGGCACCGTGGTGGAAAGTTTATTCTCGCAAGTGCAACCCGACCGTGCTTATTTTGGCGAAAAAGATTACCAACAATTGGAAATCATCAAAAAATTGGTAGAAAAACAAAACTTACCCATCCAAATTTACGGCGTTCCTATTTATAGAGAAGCCAACGGATTGGCAATGAGCTCCAGAAACCAAAGACTTTCCGCCACCGAAAGAGCGGAAGCCAGTATTATTTTTCAAACCTTAACCCAAGTTAAAAACGACTTTAAAACCCTGAGTATTCCAGAGATTAAACAAAAAGTAGAGGCTATTTTTAAAGCTCAACCCCAATTTGATTTGGAATATTTCCTTATCGCTGATGAGGCTACTTTAAAAGAAGTACAAACCACAGAACCCCACCGAAATTATAGAGCTTTCATCGTAGTGAATGTGGGTGGCGTGCGGCTCATAGACAATATGCCTTTATCATAA
- a CDS encoding glycogen/starch synthase: MPNKRILYVTTEMFPYHEDTTMSMAVNKMALTMYNEGNDVRVFMPRFGYISERKFQLHEVIRLSGMNIIINDLDQPLIIKVASLPGERLQVYFIDNEDYFKRKFDYQDEDGQPYEDNDERAMFFARGVIETIKKLNWVPDVVHLNGWMSAFVPIYLKHYYKNDSYFDDTQFVLSVYNEDDLQLATSILEKFKFDNMSKVKALKSPSTHSFIEEGMNLVDIIVKGDEFLVDELYSRFEKAKATQKEYINPEEMGTIY; the protein is encoded by the coding sequence ATGCCAAATAAGAGAATTTTATATGTTACCACAGAGATGTTTCCTTATCACGAAGATACGACGATGTCTATGGCGGTAAACAAAATGGCACTTACAATGTATAATGAGGGTAATGATGTTCGTGTATTTATGCCGCGTTTTGGCTACATTAGCGAGAGGAAATTCCAACTGCACGAAGTGATCCGCCTTTCTGGTATGAATATTATTATCAATGATTTAGACCAACCTTTAATTATCAAAGTCGCTTCGTTACCTGGAGAACGCCTGCAGGTGTATTTTATTGATAACGAGGATTATTTTAAAAGAAAATTTGATTACCAAGACGAAGATGGGCAGCCGTATGAAGATAATGATGAACGGGCGATGTTCTTCGCAAGAGGGGTGATAGAAACGATTAAAAAACTCAACTGGGTGCCAGATGTGGTGCACCTGAACGGCTGGATGTCGGCTTTCGTTCCAATTTACCTCAAGCATTATTATAAGAATGATTCTTATTTTGATGATACCCAATTTGTGCTTTCCGTTTATAATGAAGATGATTTACAGCTGGCAACGAGCATTTTAGAGAAGTTTAAATTTGACAATATGTCTAAAGTGAAAGCGCTCAAGTCACCAAGTACTCATAGCTTTATAGAAGAAGGAATGAACTTGGTAGATATCATCGTGAAAGGCGATGAATTCCTTGTGGATGAGCTTTATTCCAGATTTGAGAAGGCTAAAGCCACACAAAAAGAGTACATTAACCCAGAAGAAATGGGAACTATTTACTAA
- a CDS encoding DUF4270 domain-containing protein — MIENIKKVLKPLLIAGFGSLVLVNCESDADNLGTQFFVDNTTDGATQSYDVVAYHLNHHDTIQSDASKLTQATLGAFDESNFGLQKSDYVTQVRLSSYSPDFGVNAKVDSVTLEIKPNYVSDSATTVTDENAKFNGEDVKKVVTTYPVKKYGKTQKITLKVHEVNDFLYSTDKKYYSDFRVNTGTELGSYEFNGKVNSVKITSKTEGKEVFSRDEAIRIPLNTNFFQTKIVDQHNSADLQDVASFIRYFKGVKISVAENDGYIFNFSPNNVTIKMYYSHDVTNNGTTTKTAALYQFNLGSGNVHFNQIDYQRPTAYQTAMNNIDETQGDERLYLQGMGGAGAVLKIPAATISEIKKQYKEDKIGILSAKIRFYTDASVWSNSYEKPSRFLVKYANLNEFLSDMAAFSSLGGFSLIKSYDLDKNPAYYDLSITQTLKNIIEKEAENRDLVLNIGDYIYSNQGLLLGQNYNTRAYAPQRLVLVGSKTTDTNKVKLNIIYAKK, encoded by the coding sequence ATGATAGAGAACATAAAAAAAGTTTTGAAACCATTGCTGATAGCAGGTTTTGGAAGTTTGGTCTTAGTGAATTGTGAGTCCGATGCGGATAACTTAGGAACACAGTTTTTTGTGGATAATACCACCGATGGCGCTACCCAGAGTTATGATGTGGTGGCTTATCATTTAAACCATCACGATACCATACAATCTGATGCTTCTAAGCTCACACAAGCCACTTTGGGCGCTTTTGATGAGTCTAATTTTGGACTTCAAAAATCCGATTATGTGACCCAAGTAAGGCTCAGCAGTTATAGCCCAGATTTTGGCGTTAATGCCAAGGTAGATTCGGTGACTTTAGAAATTAAACCGAATTATGTTTCGGATTCTGCCACCACAGTAACCGATGAAAACGCAAAATTCAACGGCGAAGATGTTAAAAAAGTGGTGACCACTTACCCTGTTAAAAAATACGGTAAAACGCAAAAAATTACCCTTAAAGTCCATGAAGTGAATGATTTTCTCTACTCAACGGATAAAAAATATTATTCTGATTTTAGAGTTAATACAGGTACGGAATTGGGTTCTTATGAGTTTAACGGAAAGGTAAACTCTGTTAAAATCACTTCTAAAACAGAAGGAAAAGAGGTGTTTAGCCGAGATGAGGCGATAAGAATTCCTCTGAATACGAACTTTTTTCAAACTAAAATTGTAGACCAACACAACAGCGCTGATCTTCAAGATGTGGCGAGTTTTATCAGATATTTTAAAGGGGTTAAAATTTCTGTTGCCGAGAATGATGGCTATATTTTTAACTTTTCGCCAAACAATGTGACCATTAAAATGTATTACTCTCACGATGTGACCAATAATGGAACCACCACCAAAACGGCGGCTTTGTATCAGTTTAATTTAGGCTCGGGGAATGTGCATTTTAACCAAATTGATTATCAGCGTCCTACGGCTTATCAAACCGCAATGAACAACATTGATGAAACCCAAGGCGATGAGCGTTTGTACCTCCAAGGGATGGGTGGAGCAGGGGCAGTTCTGAAAATTCCTGCCGCAACCATTTCGGAAATTAAAAAACAATATAAAGAGGATAAAATAGGGATTCTATCAGCCAAAATAAGATTCTATACCGATGCCAGCGTTTGGAGCAATTCATATGAAAAACCATCGAGATTTTTAGTTAAATATGCTAATTTGAATGAGTTTTTATCAGATATGGCGGCATTTTCCAGCTTAGGAGGTTTCAGTTTGATTAAATCTTATGATTTGGATAAAAATCCAGCCTATTATGATCTTAGCATTACGCAGACTTTAAAAAACATCATAGAAAAAGAAGCCGAAAATAGAGATTTAGTTCTCAACATCGGAGACTATATTTATAGTAACCAAGGGCTTTTATTAGGTCAAAATTACAATACGAGAGCTTATGCGCCACAGCGTTTGGTTTTAGTAGGCTCTAAAACAACGGATACCAACAAAGTAAAACTTAATATCATTTACGCTAAAAAATAA
- the glmS gene encoding glutamine--fructose-6-phosphate transaminase (isomerizing) → MCGIVGYTGHRDAYEIVINGLKRLEYRGYDSAGVVLETPQELFEVKKTKGKVSDLVAISEDLRNTSHIGMGHTRWATHGVPSDVNSHPHISNNGKVALVHNGIIENYDTIKTMLTEKGYTFQSETDTEVLVNLIQYFTDTRPDLEFSEAVRYALNEVYGAYAITVMHKDHPNLLVAARLGSPLAIGLGDREYFIASDASPFVEFTKEAIYLEEGHIATISLDKGVEIRTIKDNSKIDPAIQELKLNLEQIEKGGYEHFMLKEIFEQPKSIHDTMRGRLLVDEGIIKMAGIWDHLEKLTHANRIIIIACGTSWHAGLIGEYLIEEFARIPVEVEYASEFRYRNPIITDKDVVIAISQSGETADTMEAIKMAKKKGAFIYGICNVVDSSIARFSDAGSYTHAGPEIGVASTKAFTAQLTILTLIALKLGKHNGNIGNQEFMRLITELDALPKKIEEVLADTNDYVKEISKDFVEATNFLYLGRGYNFPAALEGALKLKEISYIHAEGYPAAEMKHGPIALIDENMPIVIIAPKNKHYDKVVSNVQEIKARKGKVIAVVTKGDEQVASMADYVIEIPETSECYSPIVASVPLQLLAYYIAVYRGANVDQPRNLAKSVTVE, encoded by the coding sequence ATGTGTGGAATAGTAGGATACACAGGGCATAGAGATGCTTATGAAATCGTAATCAATGGACTTAAAAGATTAGAATACCGTGGTTATGATAGTGCTGGGGTGGTGTTAGAAACGCCGCAAGAACTCTTTGAAGTTAAGAAAACCAAAGGTAAAGTTTCAGATTTGGTGGCTATTTCTGAAGATTTGAGAAATACCTCGCATATCGGAATGGGGCATACCCGATGGGCAACACACGGCGTGCCGAGCGATGTAAATTCGCATCCGCACATTTCTAATAACGGAAAAGTGGCATTGGTACACAATGGAATTATTGAAAACTACGACACCATTAAAACCATGCTCACCGAAAAAGGCTACACTTTCCAGTCCGAAACGGATACGGAGGTTTTAGTGAATTTAATTCAATATTTTACCGATACTCGCCCAGATTTAGAGTTTTCTGAAGCCGTGCGTTATGCATTAAACGAAGTGTATGGCGCCTATGCGATTACCGTGATGCACAAAGATCATCCCAACCTTTTGGTGGCGGCGCGTTTAGGTTCTCCTTTGGCGATTGGCTTGGGCGATAGAGAATATTTTATCGCATCAGATGCTTCGCCGTTTGTGGAATTTACCAAAGAAGCCATTTATTTAGAGGAAGGGCACATCGCTACCATTTCTTTAGACAAAGGCGTGGAAATCCGCACCATTAAAGACAATTCTAAAATAGACCCCGCCATCCAAGAGCTTAAACTCAACCTTGAGCAAATTGAAAAAGGAGGCTACGAGCATTTTATGCTTAAAGAAATTTTTGAACAACCAAAATCCATCCACGACACGATGAGAGGGCGTTTGTTGGTAGATGAGGGCATCATTAAAATGGCAGGAATTTGGGATCATTTAGAAAAACTGACCCACGCCAACCGCATCATCATTATCGCTTGTGGTACCTCTTGGCACGCAGGTTTGATTGGAGAATATCTCATTGAAGAATTTGCCAGAATCCCCGTAGAAGTGGAGTATGCATCAGAGTTTAGATACAGAAACCCCATCATCACGGATAAAGATGTGGTGATCGCTATTTCTCAGTCAGGGGAAACGGCAGATACGATGGAAGCCATTAAAATGGCGAAGAAAAAAGGTGCCTTTATTTATGGAATTTGTAATGTGGTGGATTCTTCCATCGCCAGATTTTCAGATGCAGGGTCTTACACCCACGCAGGTCCAGAAATTGGCGTGGCATCCACTAAGGCATTCACGGCGCAATTGACCATTTTGACCCTTATCGCTTTAAAATTAGGAAAACACAACGGCAATATTGGCAATCAGGAGTTTATGAGATTGATTACCGAATTAGATGCTTTACCGAAAAAAATAGAAGAAGTTTTAGCGGATACCAACGATTATGTGAAGGAAATTTCCAAAGATTTTGTGGAAGCGACCAACTTTTTATATTTAGGAAGAGGCTACAACTTCCCAGCGGCGTTAGAGGGCGCTTTAAAATTGAAAGAGATTTCGTACATCCACGCCGAAGGCTACCCAGCCGCCGAGATGAAACACGGTCCTATCGCCTTAATAGATGAAAATATGCCTATCGTTATCATTGCGCCTAAAAATAAGCATTATGATAAAGTGGTGAGCAATGTTCAGGAAATTAAAGCCCGAAAAGGGAAGGTGATCGCTGTGGTAACCAAAGGCGACGAGCAAGTGGCTTCTATGGCAGATTATGTGATAGAAATCCCAGAAACATCGGAATGTTACTCACCGATTGTAGCATCGGTACCGTTGCAATTGTTGGCGTACTACATCGCTGTATATAGAGGTGCCAATGTAGACCAGCCGAGAAACTTGGCGAAATCTGTTACTGTAGAATAA
- the gldK gene encoding gliding motility lipoprotein GldK, which yields MKKIFLVLLSASLAVSCSRGRKSSGKPDTKGDLIPKGKSKSFVAERPYGMVAIPGGSFVMGMADMDYTNMPEKAPLKTVTVSSFFMDETEVTNAQYRLFINYVRDSIARTLLAEAAGDVTSGGGNGTGISDYAYLAKKDGNANAYQEYLESQGGRDGYNESKRLDWSVPLKWNTSDYPDVQYAEVIESLYLPPAERINNERLIDTRKLKYAYQWEDMESAVKDGKRSTNYLKKESIAVYPDTTVWMKDFNYAYNEPLYDGYFWHQAYKNYPVVGVTWDQARAFCDYKTKAKRDDSKKSKKRKITPMAFRLPTEAEWEYAARGGKENATYPWGGPYLMDDRGCYLANFKPKRGNYIEDEKKGTYTYTAPVKSFSKNGFGLYDMAGNVAEWTESPYNNSTYQFSSTLNPYLSTQAYRDTKKSVRGGSWKDVGYLLMTGYRDWERKDSARSYIGFRTVQDIPEGTARFKRKSK from the coding sequence ATGAAAAAAATATTTTTAGTACTTCTTTCCGCATCGTTGGCGGTATCGTGTTCTCGAGGGCGAAAATCTTCTGGAAAACCTGACACCAAGGGGGATTTAATCCCAAAAGGTAAGTCTAAGTCTTTTGTGGCGGAGCGCCCTTATGGTATGGTGGCTATTCCTGGTGGTTCTTTTGTAATGGGTATGGCGGATATGGATTACACCAATATGCCAGAAAAAGCACCTCTAAAAACCGTAACCGTTTCTTCTTTCTTTATGGATGAAACGGAGGTGACTAATGCGCAGTACAGATTATTTATCAACTATGTTCGGGATTCCATCGCGAGAACACTCTTAGCCGAAGCGGCAGGAGATGTAACCTCTGGTGGGGGTAATGGTACTGGGATTTCGGATTATGCTTATCTGGCTAAAAAAGATGGCAATGCAAATGCTTACCAAGAATATTTAGAATCTCAAGGCGGCAGAGATGGTTATAATGAATCTAAGCGTTTGGACTGGAGCGTACCTTTAAAATGGAACACTTCCGACTATCCTGATGTGCAATATGCAGAGGTGATAGAGTCGTTATATTTACCACCAGCAGAACGTATTAACAACGAAAGATTGATAGACACGCGTAAATTAAAATACGCTTATCAGTGGGAAGATATGGAATCTGCGGTAAAAGACGGCAAGAGAAGCACCAACTACCTCAAAAAAGAAAGCATCGCGGTATATCCAGATACGACTGTGTGGATGAAAGACTTCAACTATGCTTATAATGAACCTTTATATGATGGGTATTTTTGGCATCAAGCTTATAAAAATTATCCAGTGGTAGGCGTGACTTGGGATCAAGCAAGAGCATTCTGCGACTATAAAACTAAGGCTAAAAGAGATGATAGCAAAAAATCTAAGAAAAGAAAAATAACGCCTATGGCATTCCGCTTACCTACCGAAGCCGAGTGGGAATACGCTGCCAGAGGAGGCAAAGAGAACGCTACTTATCCGTGGGGAGGTCCTTATTTAATGGATGATAGAGGTTGTTATTTAGCCAACTTCAAACCGAAAAGAGGAAACTATATAGAAGATGAGAAAAAAGGAACTTATACCTATACCGCGCCTGTAAAATCTTTCTCTAAAAATGGTTTTGGGCTTTACGATATGGCAGGGAATGTGGCAGAATGGACAGAATCTCCGTACAACAATTCCACCTATCAGTTTTCATCTACGCTCAACCCTTATCTATCAACACAAGCCTATCGTGATACTAAAAAATCTGTGCGTGGTGGCTCTTGGAAAGATGTAGGCTACTTGCTAATGACGGGCTACAGAGATTGGGAAAGAAAAGACTCTGCGAGAAGTTATATCGGGTTTAGAACGGTACAAGATATCCCAGAAGGAACAGCAAGATTTAAAAGGAAATCAAAATAA
- the gldL gene encoding gliding motility protein GldL, producing MKLSDKTLNFIYSIGASIVILGAFFKMTHTTLGGLVNPNWILGAGLITEALIFLLYAFNPPAEEEKYAWENVYPELIDPNAQPKPRKNLAAQTEEVKKLEVSLSEKLDQMLSEARLDVQLFEKLKSGIDKFSSSVDQINQTVDVTASTQKYSDQLTLAASHLESINALYALQLEHGKSQADYHQKYVADLKKSAEQSEKFNQELDGLTSNLNHLNRVYGGMLNAMKG from the coding sequence ATGAAATTAAGCGACAAAACATTGAACTTTATCTATTCTATAGGGGCTTCAATCGTTATTTTAGGGGCGTTTTTTAAAATGACGCATACCACTTTGGGCGGACTGGTTAACCCCAATTGGATTTTAGGTGCAGGTTTGATTACCGAGGCTTTAATTTTCTTATTATATGCCTTTAATCCACCAGCAGAAGAGGAAAAATATGCTTGGGAAAATGTATATCCAGAGTTGATAGATCCTAATGCTCAACCTAAACCAAGAAAAAATTTAGCAGCACAAACGGAAGAAGTGAAAAAATTAGAAGTTTCGCTTTCTGAAAAATTAGACCAAATGCTGTCAGAAGCCAGATTAGATGTTCAATTATTTGAAAAACTAAAATCAGGGATTGATAAATTCTCGTCTTCTGTTGATCAAATTAACCAAACGGTAGATGTAACGGCTTCTACCCAAAAATATAGCGACCAATTAACATTGGCAGCCAGCCATTTAGAGAGCATCAATGCTTTGTATGCATTACAATTAGAGCATGGCAAATCTCAAGCGGACTACCACCAGAAATATGTGGCAGATTTAAAGAAATCAGCAGAGCAGTCAGAGAAGTTTAACCAAGAATTAGACGGATTGACTTCTAATCTTAACCACTTGAACAGAGTGTATGGCGGTATGCTCAATGCGATGAAAGGGTAA